Proteins from a genomic interval of Rosa chinensis cultivar Old Blush chromosome 2, RchiOBHm-V2, whole genome shotgun sequence:
- the LOC112190153 gene encoding ethylene-responsive transcription factor WIN1 produces MVQSKKFRGVRQRHWGSWVSEIRHPLLKRRVWLGTFESAEEAARAYDEAAILMSGRNAKTNFPVTTNEIAAASKDPINKSNSNSPSSSLSAILSAKLRKCCKSPSPSLTCLRLDTENSHIGVWQKRAGPRSDSNWLMMVELGQKSDLKEEKEESTSAPELPDGHETEGVHGGDDRLHEEERIALQMIEELLNRN; encoded by the exons ATGGTACAATCAAAGAAGTTCAGAGGTGTCAGGCAACGCCACTGGGGCTCCTGGGTTTCTGAGATTCGTCATCCATTact GAAAAGGAGGGTGTGGCTTGGGACATTTGAGAGTGCAGAAGAGGCAGCACGAGCCTACGACGAGGCTGCGATTCTGATGAGCGGTCGAAATGCCAAAACAAACTTTCCAGTCACTACAAATGAAATTGCAGCTGCTAGTAAGGATCCTATCAACAAGAGCAACTCCAATAgtccttcttcttcactttctgCAATCCTCAGCGCCAAGCTTCGCAAGTGTTGCAAGTCTCCCTCTCCTTCCCTCACTTGCCTCAGGCTCGACACTGAGAATTCTCATATTGGCGTTTGGCAAAAGCGTGCCGGGCCACGTTCAGATTCGAATTGGTTGATGATGGTGGAACTGGGACAGAAGAGTGATTTAaaagaggagaaggaggagagtaCTAGCGCCCCTGAATTACCCGATGGACACGAAACGGAAGGAGTACACGGTGGGGATGATAGATTGCACGAGGAGGAAAGGATTGCATTGCAGATGATAGAGGAACTTCTCAATAGAAATTAA